Proteins found in one Herbiconiux sp. A18JL235 genomic segment:
- a CDS encoding phosphoenolpyruvate carboxylase, translating into MSDEVDSDLRADVSLLGSLLGRVLTEAGGDGLLDDVERLRALVIHAYERDSDASIEDAEALVESFSSERAEQVARAYTCYFHLSNLAEEHHRVRVLQARLGAAGGAGLASDTSARPDSLPAAIERMRAELGPEAAAERLQSLRFHPVLTAHPTEARRRAIASAIRRISELLDERDAAEPFSIALIENERRLLEDIDVLWRTSPLRLTRPTPLDEVRTAMSIFDQTLFETVPRVYRLLDDWLQGPADAGRKPAVAPAFLRLGSWIAADRDGNPFVTAEVTKEAAAIGAEHVLLGLERAATRIGRTLTLDEADTPPSDALRELAARQEQIAPHVTSKIGTRAPNEPHRRAVLVIAERIAATRRGESPLGYADPEELLAELRVVQESLREGGASRSADGELQNLVWQVQTFGFHLAELEVRQHSKVHRQALEEVRAGTPVDERAEMTGEVLEVFRTISYLQGRYGVDAARRYIVSFTQSSADLANVYELATAALGSPEAAPTLDVIPLFETFDDLQASTRILSEMIELEPVKARLAATGRKLEVMLGYSDSSKDVGPVSATLALYSAQSRIADWAAENDIVLTLFHGRGGALGRGGGPANEAVLAQPPGSVDGRFKLTEQGEVIFAQYGDKAIAARHIEQMAAATLLASSPSNEERNREAAERFAQVAATMDEASRIRFFELVKADGFAPWFAQVTPMEEIGLLALGSRPARRGLSVESLEDLRAIPWVFSWTQARINLTGWFGLGSALAAVDDVELLRDAYAHWPLFASMIDNVEMSLAKTDARIAERYLALGDRDDLAALVQEEMELTALWVRRTSGHEEILEDRPVLRRAVRLRSPYVDALSLLQLRALRSVRASGSADRDDAAHRLLLLAVNGVAAGLQNTG; encoded by the coding sequence GTGAGCGACGAGGTCGACAGCGACCTCCGCGCCGACGTCAGTCTGTTGGGTTCGCTCCTCGGGCGCGTGCTCACCGAGGCGGGCGGAGACGGGCTGCTCGACGACGTCGAGCGGCTGCGCGCGCTCGTCATCCACGCCTACGAGCGCGACAGCGACGCGTCGATCGAAGACGCCGAGGCGCTCGTCGAGTCGTTCAGCAGCGAGCGCGCCGAGCAGGTGGCTCGCGCGTACACCTGCTACTTCCACCTCTCCAACCTCGCCGAGGAGCACCACCGGGTGCGCGTACTGCAGGCGCGGCTGGGGGCCGCAGGAGGCGCGGGGCTCGCCTCGGACACCTCCGCGCGACCCGACTCCCTCCCCGCCGCCATCGAGCGCATGCGCGCCGAGCTCGGGCCCGAGGCCGCAGCCGAGCGCCTGCAGTCGTTGCGGTTCCACCCGGTGCTCACCGCGCATCCCACCGAGGCCCGCCGACGCGCGATCGCCTCGGCCATCCGCCGCATCAGCGAGCTGCTCGACGAGCGCGACGCCGCCGAGCCCTTCTCGATCGCCCTGATCGAGAACGAGCGCCGCCTGCTCGAGGACATCGACGTGCTCTGGCGCACCTCGCCCCTCCGCCTCACCCGCCCCACCCCGCTCGACGAGGTGCGCACGGCGATGTCGATCTTCGACCAGACCCTGTTCGAGACGGTGCCGCGCGTCTATCGTCTCCTCGACGACTGGCTGCAGGGGCCGGCGGATGCGGGGCGGAAGCCCGCGGTCGCCCCCGCCTTCCTGAGACTCGGCAGCTGGATCGCCGCCGACCGCGACGGCAACCCCTTCGTCACCGCCGAGGTGACGAAGGAGGCGGCGGCGATCGGCGCCGAGCACGTGCTGCTCGGCCTCGAGCGCGCGGCCACCCGCATCGGGCGCACCCTCACCCTCGACGAGGCCGACACCCCGCCGAGCGACGCGCTGCGCGAGCTCGCCGCGCGGCAGGAGCAGATCGCCCCGCACGTCACCTCGAAGATCGGCACCCGCGCCCCCAACGAGCCGCACCGCCGCGCCGTGCTCGTGATAGCCGAGCGCATCGCGGCCACGCGGCGCGGCGAGTCGCCGCTCGGCTACGCCGACCCCGAGGAGCTGCTCGCCGAGCTGCGTGTGGTTCAGGAGTCGCTGCGCGAGGGCGGCGCGAGCCGCAGCGCCGACGGCGAGCTGCAGAACCTGGTATGGCAGGTGCAGACCTTCGGCTTCCACCTCGCCGAGCTCGAGGTGCGGCAGCACTCGAAGGTGCATCGGCAGGCCCTCGAGGAGGTGCGCGCCGGCACTCCGGTCGACGAGCGCGCCGAGATGACCGGGGAGGTGCTCGAGGTCTTCCGCACCATCTCGTACCTGCAGGGCCGCTACGGTGTCGACGCCGCACGTCGCTACATTGTCTCCTTCACCCAATCGTCGGCCGACCTCGCGAACGTGTACGAGCTGGCGACCGCGGCACTCGGGTCGCCCGAGGCCGCACCCACGCTCGACGTCATCCCGCTGTTCGAGACCTTCGACGACCTGCAGGCCTCGACGCGCATCCTGAGCGAGATGATCGAGCTCGAGCCGGTCAAGGCACGCCTCGCCGCCACCGGGCGGAAGCTCGAGGTGATGCTCGGGTACTCCGACTCGTCGAAGGACGTCGGGCCCGTCTCGGCCACGCTCGCGCTGTACTCGGCGCAGTCGCGCATCGCCGATTGGGCTGCCGAGAACGACATCGTGCTGACGCTGTTCCACGGGCGCGGGGGAGCGCTCGGGCGTGGCGGCGGGCCCGCCAACGAGGCTGTGCTGGCGCAGCCGCCCGGGTCGGTCGACGGCAGGTTCAAGCTCACCGAGCAGGGCGAGGTGATCTTCGCGCAGTACGGCGACAAGGCCATCGCCGCCCGGCACATCGAGCAGATGGCCGCGGCGACCCTGCTCGCCTCCAGCCCCTCGAACGAGGAGCGCAACCGGGAGGCGGCCGAGCGCTTCGCCCAGGTGGCGGCGACCATGGACGAGGCGTCGCGCATCCGCTTCTTCGAGCTCGTGAAGGCCGACGGGTTCGCTCCCTGGTTCGCCCAGGTCACCCCCATGGAGGAGATCGGGCTGCTCGCTCTCGGGTCGCGCCCGGCCCGCCGCGGCCTCTCGGTTGAGTCGCTCGAAGACCTGCGCGCCATTCCATGGGTGTTCTCGTGGACCCAGGCGCGCATCAACCTCACCGGCTGGTTCGGGCTCGGCTCGGCGCTCGCCGCCGTGGACGACGTCGAGCTGCTGCGCGACGCCTACGCGCACTGGCCGCTGTTCGCCTCCATGATCGACAACGTCGAGATGTCGCTGGCGAAGACGGATGCGCGCATCGCCGAACGGTACCTGGCGCTCGGCGACCGAGACGACCTCGCCGCTCTCGTGCAGGAGGAGATGGAGCTGACCGCGCTCTGGGTGCGGCGCACCAGCGGTCACGAGGAGATCCTCGAAGACCGCCCGGTGCTGCGGCGCGCGGTGCGGTTGCGGAGTCCCTACGTCGACGCCCTGTCGCTGCTGCAGCTGCGGGCCCTGCGGTCGGTGCGCGCCTCGGGCAGCGCCGACCGCGACGACGCCGCCCACCGCCTGCTCCTGCTCGCCGTGAACGGCGTCGCCGCCGGCCTCCAGAACACCGGCTGA
- a CDS encoding ATP-dependent DNA helicase RecQ, which translates to MHRPSASQTDLSALVRKAGFSELRAGQEEAVRAAIDGRDVLAVMPTGHGKSAIYQLAATALGGLTVVVSPLIALQWDQLRQLEELPGAPEGRVINSGLTDAEEADAWAAIEGGDTGVVFLAPEQLAKDEVFERLERRGVTLFVVDEAHCVSSWGHDFRPDYLHLGDVIERLGHPVVVALTATGSAPVRDDVETVLGLRDPLVLVTGFDRPNLHLAVLRHETDSEKEAAVVEQVVGLAAAGPGLLYVATRRDTEQLAERLVTAGLRAAAFHGSLAARKKEAVFEAFCDGGLDVVVATSAFGMGIDKSDIRFVVHAAITESADDYYQEIGRGGRDGDASTIVLHYREEDLGLRRYFTSSKPNREKLTKVVKALRAAKTAPDARTLAEKTGLSTRALRGQLDLLAEAGVAREEGGAVHLVRQLTPAKAFAAAEEVAERRTRIGVSRLEMVRQYAETLDCRRQFLLGYFGQEAPDFCGGCDNCDEGRGRTRATLVAVPTGETPETGPRASGASPDAPGGAAVGSADEPWAAGSTVDHERFGPGTVVSVDDDRLTVFFESEGYTVLSKQIVADQGLLRAS; encoded by the coding sequence ATGCACCGCCCCAGCGCCTCTCAGACAGACCTCTCCGCCCTCGTCCGGAAGGCCGGGTTCAGCGAGTTGAGGGCCGGTCAGGAGGAGGCGGTGCGCGCCGCGATCGACGGACGCGACGTGCTCGCCGTGATGCCCACGGGACACGGCAAGTCGGCGATCTACCAGCTGGCCGCCACAGCTCTCGGCGGGCTCACCGTGGTGGTCAGCCCGCTCATCGCCCTGCAGTGGGACCAGCTGCGCCAGCTCGAGGAGCTCCCGGGCGCCCCTGAGGGGCGGGTCATCAACTCGGGACTCACCGACGCCGAGGAGGCCGACGCCTGGGCCGCCATCGAGGGCGGCGACACCGGCGTGGTCTTCCTCGCCCCCGAGCAGCTCGCCAAAGACGAGGTGTTCGAGCGGCTCGAACGCCGCGGCGTCACCCTCTTCGTTGTCGACGAGGCGCATTGCGTGTCATCGTGGGGTCACGACTTCAGGCCCGACTACCTGCACCTCGGCGACGTGATCGAGCGTCTCGGGCACCCGGTCGTGGTGGCGCTCACCGCGACCGGGTCGGCCCCGGTGCGCGATGACGTCGAGACGGTGCTCGGGCTGCGGGACCCGTTGGTGCTGGTGACCGGCTTCGACAGACCGAACCTGCACCTCGCCGTACTGCGCCACGAGACCGACTCCGAGAAGGAGGCGGCGGTCGTCGAGCAGGTCGTGGGGCTCGCCGCCGCCGGCCCGGGGCTGCTCTACGTGGCGACGCGGCGTGACACCGAGCAGCTCGCCGAGCGCCTCGTGACTGCGGGCCTGCGGGCTGCGGCGTTCCACGGGTCGTTGGCGGCGCGTAAGAAGGAGGCGGTCTTCGAGGCCTTCTGCGACGGCGGGCTCGACGTCGTGGTCGCCACCTCGGCGTTCGGCATGGGCATCGACAAGTCCGACATCCGTTTCGTCGTGCACGCGGCCATCACCGAGTCGGCCGACGACTACTACCAGGAGATCGGCCGCGGTGGCCGCGACGGCGACGCCTCCACGATCGTGCTGCACTACCGGGAAGAGGACCTCGGTCTCCGTCGCTACTTCACCAGCTCGAAGCCGAACCGCGAGAAGCTGACGAAGGTGGTGAAGGCCCTCCGCGCCGCGAAGACGGCTCCGGATGCGCGCACCCTCGCCGAGAAGACCGGCCTGTCGACGAGGGCGTTGCGCGGCCAGCTCGATCTGCTCGCCGAAGCGGGCGTGGCACGCGAGGAGGGCGGTGCCGTGCATCTCGTGCGGCAGCTCACCCCCGCCAAGGCCTTCGCGGCCGCGGAGGAGGTGGCCGAGCGCCGCACCCGCATCGGGGTGTCGCGCCTCGAGATGGTGCGGCAGTACGCCGAGACCCTCGACTGCCGGCGGCAGTTCCTGCTCGGATACTTCGGGCAGGAGGCCCCCGACTTCTGCGGCGGGTGCGACAACTGCGACGAGGGGCGCGGGCGCACGAGGGCGACCCTCGTGGCGGTGCCGACGGGGGAGACGCCGGAGACGGGGCCACGCGCATCCGGTGCCTCACCCGACGCGCCGGGCGGCGCCGCCGTCGGCTCGGCCGACGAGCCCTGGGCGGCCGGGTCCACCGTCGACCACGAGCGCTTCGGCCCGGGCACCGTGGTGAGCGTCGACGACGACCGCCTCACCGTCTTCTTCGAGAGCGAGGGCTACACCGTGCTGTCGAAGCAGATCGTCGCAGACCAGGGGCTGCTCCGGGCGAGCTGA